One genomic region from Arthrobacter sp. FB24 encodes:
- a CDS encoding DUF3100 domain-containing protein, which translates to MPNETKTTGGPVPALVDAPPSRSFRARPALWLGMIALSTAVCAVAITIGTHKLQLGPAAIVLMPILWTVLIGGFLGVQKWKPIGGRARAVSTHLMDVSIVFFLAGLGTQIGPSLTKFTDIGPAILLQEVGHVVGTVILALPVAVALGLGRTAIGATWSIDRESYLAFAIQRFGVRSPEYRGVFAVWVLGSVFGAVFISLLAGLLGGLDFFDPRALALGLGLGSASMMLGGVGALSILYPEMAGEIMALAALSNLVTNIVGFYAGVFIALPMCQKLYKMWSRIFGRDDLGRRVRHSVPSGATVGARAGRTGAALPGGALTDSDDASGTDTVDVNGIEEDPTVVRTPRTWLIAFAATGVAGFFLNTLGTGSAQPLDVVGILILLALTAIALVLAKLVPVVPSSIWVLALATIASATFLPIGPFVASATQHISVLFAGLPMIALIGMSLGRDVKALRSLSWKIIIVALMTFTASFVAAAAIAQVAFHF; encoded by the coding sequence ATGCCCAACGAAACGAAGACCACAGGCGGCCCGGTACCCGCCTTAGTGGACGCGCCGCCCTCCCGTTCCTTCCGTGCCCGGCCCGCCCTGTGGCTCGGGATGATCGCGCTCTCCACAGCGGTCTGTGCCGTGGCCATCACGATCGGCACCCACAAGTTGCAGCTCGGTCCGGCCGCCATCGTCCTGATGCCCATCCTGTGGACCGTGCTCATTGGCGGATTCCTCGGCGTCCAGAAGTGGAAGCCGATCGGAGGGCGTGCACGTGCGGTGTCCACGCACCTGATGGACGTATCCATCGTTTTCTTCCTGGCAGGCCTCGGGACCCAGATTGGCCCGTCGCTGACGAAGTTCACCGACATTGGCCCCGCGATACTCCTCCAGGAGGTCGGGCACGTGGTCGGCACCGTGATCCTGGCCCTGCCGGTGGCAGTTGCCCTTGGATTGGGCCGTACTGCAATCGGCGCCACCTGGTCGATCGACCGCGAGTCCTACCTCGCCTTCGCCATCCAGCGATTCGGCGTCCGTTCCCCCGAGTACCGCGGTGTTTTCGCAGTGTGGGTGCTGGGCAGTGTGTTTGGCGCCGTGTTCATCTCCCTGCTCGCCGGTCTTCTCGGCGGACTGGACTTCTTCGATCCCCGCGCCCTGGCGCTGGGCCTGGGACTGGGTTCCGCTTCCATGATGCTCGGGGGCGTCGGAGCCCTGTCCATCCTCTACCCCGAGATGGCCGGGGAGATCATGGCCCTCGCTGCGCTTTCCAACCTCGTGACCAACATCGTCGGCTTCTACGCCGGCGTCTTTATCGCGCTGCCGATGTGCCAGAAGCTCTACAAGATGTGGTCCCGCATCTTCGGACGGGACGACCTCGGCCGCCGTGTCCGCCACAGTGTTCCCAGTGGCGCGACAGTCGGAGCCCGAGCAGGCCGCACAGGCGCTGCGCTCCCGGGCGGGGCATTGACCGACTCCGATGACGCGTCTGGCACGGACACCGTGGACGTCAACGGAATCGAAGAGGATCCCACAGTTGTCCGGACACCCAGGACGTGGCTCATCGCATTCGCCGCGACCGGAGTGGCCGGTTTCTTCCTGAACACCCTTGGCACCGGTTCAGCGCAGCCGTTGGACGTGGTCGGCATCCTCATCCTGCTGGCTCTCACTGCCATCGCGCTGGTGCTCGCGAAGCTCGTCCCGGTTGTGCCGTCCAGCATCTGGGTGCTGGCCCTGGCCACGATTGCCTCCGCGACGTTCCTGCCCATCGGGCCCTTCGTCGCCTCCGCCACGCAGCACATCAGCGTCCTCTTCGCAGGCCTGCCCATGATCGCCCTGATCGGCATGTCACTGGGCCGCGACGTGAAGGCCCTGCGCTCACTGAGCTGGAAGATCATTATCGTCGCCCTGATGACGTTCACGGCGAGCTTCGTCGCCGCGGCAGCGATTGCACAGGTTGCCTTCCACTTCTAG
- a CDS encoding amidohydrolase family protein: MLITNVRPWGGDNVDLEVHEGRIAAVHPAGTGDVSADAAGGTIDGRGRIAFPAFTDVHVHLDSTRIGLPFREHTASPGVWNMMCNDRENWRDTPIPYADVVAGTLERMIARGTTRVRSYAQIDVDCKLERFEAVLAAKERFAHAAEVEVMAFPQAGLLLEDGTVPLLEEALRAGATTIGGIDPCQLDRDPARHLDIVFELAEKYGVDVDIHLHEPGHLGVFSAELIFERTRALGMQGRVSLSHAYDLANVHPDVTARIVEQMAELDVAWATVAPASGGAQFDLARMTEAGIRVGLGEDGQRDYWSPYGNCDMLDRTWQLAFTHRLRKDRLIEHCAAIATVGGASIMDRTVPRLTSPDDRPGLTPGDRADVVLVDGETVTSTVMDRGTDRTVIHDGRLVADGLAVLPRAAG, translated from the coding sequence ATGCTCATCACTAACGTCCGCCCCTGGGGCGGGGACAACGTAGACCTCGAGGTTCACGAGGGGCGTATTGCAGCCGTTCATCCCGCGGGGACCGGCGACGTGTCAGCTGACGCCGCCGGCGGCACGATCGACGGACGCGGCCGCATCGCCTTCCCCGCTTTCACGGACGTGCACGTCCACCTCGACTCGACCCGGATAGGACTGCCGTTTCGGGAGCACACCGCCTCTCCCGGGGTGTGGAACATGATGTGCAACGACCGGGAAAACTGGCGTGACACGCCCATCCCGTACGCGGATGTGGTGGCAGGAACGCTGGAACGGATGATTGCGCGGGGCACCACACGCGTCCGTTCCTATGCGCAGATCGATGTGGACTGCAAGCTTGAGCGCTTCGAAGCAGTCCTGGCGGCGAAGGAGCGCTTCGCCCACGCGGCCGAGGTAGAAGTCATGGCTTTCCCCCAGGCGGGCCTCCTCCTCGAGGACGGCACTGTGCCGCTCCTTGAGGAGGCCCTCCGTGCGGGGGCGACCACCATCGGCGGCATTGATCCCTGCCAGCTGGACCGCGACCCGGCCCGCCATCTGGACATCGTCTTCGAGCTGGCCGAGAAGTACGGGGTGGACGTGGATATTCACCTGCACGAGCCCGGCCATCTGGGGGTCTTCAGTGCGGAACTCATCTTCGAACGCACCCGCGCACTGGGCATGCAGGGACGCGTCTCGCTTTCCCACGCCTACGATCTGGCCAACGTCCACCCCGATGTGACCGCCCGGATCGTGGAGCAGATGGCCGAGCTGGACGTCGCCTGGGCGACCGTGGCCCCGGCAAGTGGAGGCGCCCAGTTCGACCTGGCCCGGATGACGGAGGCCGGGATCCGCGTTGGTCTGGGCGAGGATGGTCAACGGGATTACTGGAGTCCGTATGGCAATTGCGACATGCTCGACCGCACCTGGCAGCTGGCCTTCACGCACCGGCTGCGCAAGGACCGTCTCATCGAGCACTGCGCGGCGATCGCCACGGTCGGAGGCGCGTCCATCATGGACCGCACCGTCCCGCGGCTCACCAGCCCCGACGACCGGCCGGGCCTGACCCCAGGCGACCGGGCCGACGTCGTCCTGGTAGACGGCGAAACCGTCACCAGCACCGTCATGGACCGCGGCACCGACCGCACCGTCATACACGACGGCAGGCTCGTCGCCGACGGGCTGGCTGTTCTTCCACGCGCAGCCGGGTAA
- a CDS encoding flavodoxin domain-containing protein, translated as MAKIYLPYGTTEGQTAKIAEYIADVVRAHGHSADPADIKQAGDTIPDGYDAVIVGASVHLGKHEDYVRDFVRKNGDVLTRLPSALFSVSLAAHGDAENAESYVEKFEHETGWRPARVGLFGGALLYTQYGFLKRHMMKKIASDKGSLDTDTSQDYVYTEWDGVRRFAEDFLGSL; from the coding sequence ATGGCCAAGATCTACCTTCCCTACGGGACTACCGAGGGGCAGACTGCCAAGATCGCCGAGTACATCGCGGACGTGGTGCGGGCACACGGCCACAGCGCGGACCCGGCGGACATCAAGCAGGCCGGGGACACGATCCCGGACGGGTACGACGCCGTGATCGTTGGCGCGTCGGTCCACCTGGGAAAGCACGAAGACTACGTCCGGGACTTCGTGCGGAAGAACGGTGATGTCCTGACGCGCCTCCCGTCCGCGCTCTTTTCTGTCAGCCTGGCTGCCCACGGGGACGCCGAGAACGCGGAGAGCTACGTCGAGAAATTCGAGCATGAAACGGGCTGGCGGCCTGCTCGGGTGGGACTCTTCGGCGGGGCGCTGCTCTACACGCAGTACGGGTTCCTCAAGCGGCACATGATGAAGAAGATCGCCAGCGACAAAGGCAGCCTGGATACCGACACATCGCAGGATTACGTCTACACCGAGTGGGATGGTGTCAGGCGGTTCGCAGAGGACTTCCTCGGCAGCTTGTGA
- a CDS encoding NAD(P)-dependent oxidoreductase — translation MSEKEMPGFRGSVALIGTGPMGAPIARNILAGHVPLTLWNRTAEKARAIGGGTVVATPAAAASEVVLTVLPDLPQVAALLPGEDGLLAGWKAAGIEHPVLVIHGTVSPVAVAEFADDCLRNWGLTVVDAPLSGGTIGAEEGRLSIMVGGPAEAVERLTPLFGLYSSTAVHFGKTGAGSTVKACNQIVVAATVNALAEAMALASTAALDLEKVQTTLAGGLANSEVLRQKGHRWIDQDFEGGGSAKNQLKDLNFIAEIAAAHGINLPLAACLQSSFEEMIAAGDGDMDHTGIYRTLLS, via the coding sequence ATGAGTGAGAAGGAAATGCCCGGCTTCCGCGGCTCCGTGGCCCTCATCGGCACGGGGCCCATGGGGGCCCCGATCGCCCGGAACATCCTCGCCGGCCACGTTCCGCTTACTCTCTGGAACCGCACAGCGGAAAAGGCCCGCGCGATCGGGGGAGGGACCGTCGTAGCCACCCCGGCCGCGGCCGCAAGCGAAGTCGTGCTGACTGTATTGCCCGACCTCCCCCAGGTTGCGGCGCTACTTCCCGGCGAGGACGGCCTGCTGGCAGGATGGAAGGCCGCCGGCATCGAGCATCCGGTCTTGGTGATTCACGGGACGGTGTCACCGGTGGCGGTCGCGGAGTTCGCCGACGACTGCCTGCGCAACTGGGGACTGACCGTCGTGGACGCACCCCTCAGTGGCGGAACCATCGGTGCTGAAGAGGGCCGGCTGAGCATCATGGTTGGCGGACCGGCCGAGGCCGTGGAGCGCCTGACCCCGCTCTTCGGGCTATACAGCTCAACAGCCGTTCATTTCGGCAAAACCGGCGCGGGGTCAACGGTGAAGGCGTGCAACCAGATCGTCGTCGCCGCCACGGTAAACGCCCTGGCCGAAGCGATGGCCCTCGCAAGCACTGCCGCATTGGACCTTGAGAAGGTGCAAACCACTCTGGCAGGCGGCCTTGCCAACTCAGAGGTCCTAAGGCAAAAGGGACACCGCTGGATCGACCAGGACTTCGAGGGTGGCGGTTCTGCGAAGAACCAGCTCAAAGACCTCAACTTCATAGCCGAGATTGCCGCGGCACACGGGATAAACCTTCCGTTGGCTGCGTGCCTGCAGAGTTCGTTCGAAGAGATGATCGCGGCCGGCGACGGTGACATGGACCATACCGGCATCTACCGGACCTTACTGTCTTAG
- a CDS encoding TRAP transporter large permease produces MKNITTPEELEEVLPSDAEEILHHGHVPPRWSGALWLDKTLEWVVGAAILAELVVILLNIMVRVVTGDSVLWTQEVSEIALLTIAFIGGAIAYPKGAHMSVQALIMRLPATWKPYLAALVDWLVFIMSAGAFALFVPTLVQQIEEKTPILQLPVFWVSLPFSVGMVLIAWFALLKLWRQDRRPALIAAGIAAGLIVLVLVAQPLFYYATPNVLLGVVLLLLFMLLFLGLPIAFVLALASGIYLYLGGISEVSAIPIGMASGAKGFVLLAIPFFILAGTVMNSAGLTLPLAKLVDALIGHLRGGLLQVVVVTMYIFSGISGSKVADVAAVGTTMRGMLEERKYPRGEVVAVLSASAIMGETIPPSIVLLILGSITTISTTTLFLAGFVPAAFLALCVMALVFFRARKQGGVASPKSSWRERGSATFFAIPTLLLPVGMVVGILSGFATPTEVSSVAVAYAFILAAAYRRGSKRLLGDTLRETTTTAGMVLFIIAAASPLAQTLALAGVSQQIHDLMSGLGDSPLLFMLFTIVLLIIMGQLLEGLPAVLIFAPLLLPIAVDFGVNPVQYAMVLIISMGIGSFAPPAGVGFYVACATAHETVEKSLKHFWPYLIAVFLGLLVLAAVPWFSTFLPALAGLIPF; encoded by the coding sequence ATGAAAAACATCACTACGCCCGAGGAACTCGAGGAGGTCCTCCCCTCGGACGCGGAAGAGATACTCCACCACGGCCATGTACCCCCGCGTTGGAGCGGTGCCCTGTGGCTAGACAAAACGCTTGAATGGGTTGTGGGCGCTGCCATCCTCGCGGAGCTCGTCGTGATCCTGCTGAACATCATGGTGAGGGTGGTCACCGGCGATTCCGTGCTCTGGACCCAGGAAGTCTCCGAGATCGCGCTGCTGACCATCGCTTTCATCGGCGGCGCCATCGCGTACCCCAAGGGCGCGCACATGTCCGTCCAGGCCCTCATCATGCGCCTCCCCGCCACTTGGAAGCCTTACCTGGCCGCCCTGGTCGACTGGCTGGTGTTCATCATGAGCGCAGGCGCATTTGCGCTGTTCGTTCCCACCCTTGTCCAGCAGATCGAGGAAAAGACCCCGATCCTGCAGCTGCCCGTTTTCTGGGTCTCACTGCCCTTCTCCGTCGGCATGGTGCTGATCGCCTGGTTCGCCCTCCTCAAACTGTGGCGCCAGGACCGCCGGCCGGCACTCATTGCTGCGGGAATCGCCGCCGGACTGATTGTTCTCGTCCTTGTGGCCCAGCCGCTCTTCTACTACGCCACCCCCAACGTCCTGCTCGGCGTCGTCCTCCTGCTTTTGTTCATGCTGCTGTTCCTGGGCCTGCCCATCGCATTCGTCCTTGCCCTGGCATCCGGGATCTACCTTTACCTGGGTGGCATTTCCGAGGTCAGCGCCATCCCCATCGGAATGGCTTCCGGGGCTAAGGGCTTCGTCCTTCTGGCGATCCCGTTCTTTATCCTTGCCGGCACGGTAATGAACTCCGCCGGCCTGACCCTTCCGCTGGCCAAGCTAGTCGATGCCCTGATCGGGCACCTGCGCGGTGGCCTGCTCCAGGTGGTCGTCGTGACCATGTACATCTTCTCCGGCATCTCCGGCTCCAAGGTGGCCGACGTCGCAGCAGTGGGCACCACGATGCGCGGCATGCTCGAAGAACGAAAGTACCCCCGTGGAGAAGTCGTCGCCGTCCTGTCGGCCTCGGCCATTATGGGCGAAACCATCCCGCCGAGCATCGTGCTCCTGATCCTTGGATCCATCACCACCATCTCCACCACCACGCTGTTCCTGGCCGGCTTCGTTCCCGCCGCCTTCCTGGCCCTCTGTGTCATGGCGCTCGTCTTCTTCCGCGCCCGCAAACAGGGCGGCGTCGCCAGCCCCAAATCCAGCTGGCGTGAACGCGGATCGGCAACCTTCTTCGCAATTCCGACTCTTCTGCTTCCTGTGGGCATGGTGGTGGGAATCCTCAGCGGCTTTGCCACACCCACTGAAGTGTCGTCCGTGGCCGTCGCCTACGCCTTCATCCTCGCCGCCGCTTACCGGCGCGGCAGCAAGCGGCTGCTGGGTGACACGCTGCGGGAAACCACGACGACGGCGGGAATGGTGTTGTTCATCATCGCGGCGGCGTCGCCGCTGGCCCAGACCCTCGCGCTTGCAGGTGTCTCCCAGCAGATCCACGACCTCATGTCAGGGCTCGGCGACTCACCACTGCTCTTTATGCTGTTCACCATCGTCCTGCTGATCATCATGGGCCAGCTCCTTGAAGGCCTCCCCGCGGTACTGATCTTCGCGCCCCTGCTCCTGCCGATCGCCGTCGACTTCGGCGTCAACCCCGTGCAGTACGCGATGGTACTGATCATCTCCATGGGTATCGGCTCATTCGCACCGCCAGCCGGCGTCGGCTTCTACGTCGCCTGCGCAACCGCCCACGAAACTGTCGAGAAGAGCCTCAAGCACTTCTGGCCCTACCTCATCGCCGTGTTCCTCGGGCTCCTCGTTCTTGCCGCAGTCCCGTGGTTCAGCACATTCCTTCCCGCCCTCGCCGGACTGATCCCCTTCTAA
- a CDS encoding DctP family TRAP transporter solute-binding subunit, with protein MKSKTRALTGMLACTLAASVLAGCASGASGGTGAPVAKIQLSIPDPLTSSVGVSAQHFADQVKKTSNGSVTVTVVPNGTSFSGDQNAAVTRLQGGSLDALILSTSVYAAVVPEMNAISIPFLFKDTTEEAAFLAGKPGQALKEKLAAKDTVALSFLTRTGREITNSVRPIEQPSDLKGLKIRVPGNPLWTDYFSKLGASPTTMAFSEVFTGLQTGTINGQENPIEVPWTNKFSEVQKYISMTNHINDAWVLALSSKKWDTLTDEQKKALTDASEETATFKTGYDAEQSKKQLEELTAKGMKSNELSASGLEEFKAASKSLYPTFSQLIGKDFFDQAIAFTTTK; from the coding sequence ATGAAATCCAAGACCCGCGCCCTCACCGGAATGCTGGCATGCACCCTCGCCGCCTCAGTCCTCGCCGGATGTGCCTCAGGGGCCTCCGGCGGGACTGGAGCGCCGGTGGCCAAGATCCAGCTCTCCATCCCCGATCCGCTCACGTCCTCCGTTGGTGTCTCGGCCCAGCATTTCGCCGACCAGGTCAAGAAGACGTCCAACGGGTCCGTGACTGTCACCGTAGTCCCCAACGGAACGAGCTTCAGTGGAGACCAGAACGCGGCTGTGACACGCCTGCAGGGCGGTTCCCTCGATGCACTTATCCTGTCGACGTCCGTCTACGCAGCCGTCGTACCTGAAATGAACGCCATCAGCATTCCGTTCCTCTTCAAAGACACCACCGAGGAAGCGGCGTTCCTGGCAGGAAAGCCGGGCCAGGCGCTGAAGGAAAAGCTTGCCGCCAAAGACACGGTCGCGCTTTCCTTCCTCACCCGGACCGGCCGGGAAATTACGAACTCCGTTCGCCCCATCGAACAGCCCTCGGATCTGAAGGGACTTAAGATCCGGGTTCCAGGCAACCCGTTGTGGACCGACTACTTCAGCAAGCTCGGCGCCAGCCCCACCACCATGGCATTCTCTGAGGTCTTCACCGGTCTGCAGACCGGAACGATCAACGGCCAGGAAAACCCGATCGAGGTGCCGTGGACGAACAAGTTCTCAGAAGTCCAGAAGTACATTTCGATGACCAACCACATCAACGACGCCTGGGTACTCGCCCTCTCCTCGAAGAAGTGGGACACCCTCACCGATGAGCAGAAGAAGGCCCTCACGGACGCCTCTGAGGAAACCGCCACCTTTAAGACCGGTTACGACGCCGAGCAGTCCAAGAAGCAGCTCGAGGAACTCACCGCCAAGGGCATGAAATCCAACGAGCTCAGCGCCTCCGGTCTGGAGGAATTCAAAGCGGCTTCCAAGAGCCTTTACCCGACCTTCTCCCAGCTGATCGGCAAGGACTTCTTCGACCAGGCCATCGCTTTCACCACCACCAAGTAG
- a CDS encoding NAD(P)H-dependent oxidoreductase, whose product MNLHKLLSDREQDGRPIRVGLIGAGRYGTMYLAQANNIPGIHVVAIADINVKRAEGAFELVGWPKNQIAPDIATALRDRSTTIVANADELFDVDIDVIVEATGNPIVGVKHALRAIETKKHIIMVTVEADALAGPALARRAEAAGVVYSMAYGDQPALIMELVDWARTSGFDVVCAGKGAKFLEHYHEMNPDNVWENWEFSKELTDSGQLNPNMHTSFRDGTKASIEMAAVANGAGLVPSDTGLTFTPGDVEEIATICRPADAGGVLAHEGTVDVMSSVKRDGTWIPHNTQEGVFVVVKATNAYVSGCFTEYPWHPDPTGQYAALYRPYHYVGLELNMSIANAALRGISTGSPIGFFGDVVATAKKNLKAGEFLDGEGGYTVWGQLVSAKHSVATGALPVALAHHVELRNDVAKGGIVGWDDVIMDDSLSQALEVRRETEALVAEFALNA is encoded by the coding sequence ATGAACCTCCACAAGCTTCTTAGCGACCGCGAGCAGGATGGCCGTCCGATCCGAGTCGGACTCATCGGAGCCGGCCGCTACGGCACCATGTACCTGGCTCAGGCAAACAACATCCCGGGAATCCATGTCGTCGCTATCGCCGACATCAACGTCAAGCGCGCCGAAGGGGCATTCGAGCTTGTGGGTTGGCCCAAGAACCAGATCGCGCCGGACATCGCTACCGCCCTCAGGGACCGCTCCACGACCATCGTGGCCAACGCGGACGAGCTCTTTGATGTAGATATCGACGTCATTGTCGAAGCGACGGGCAACCCCATCGTCGGAGTGAAGCATGCACTGCGTGCCATCGAGACGAAGAAGCACATCATCATGGTCACGGTGGAGGCCGACGCCCTGGCGGGTCCGGCCCTTGCCAGGCGCGCAGAAGCCGCCGGTGTGGTCTATTCGATGGCTTACGGTGACCAGCCGGCCCTCATCATGGAACTTGTCGACTGGGCACGCACCAGCGGCTTCGATGTTGTCTGTGCCGGCAAGGGCGCAAAGTTCCTTGAGCACTATCACGAGATGAATCCCGACAACGTCTGGGAGAACTGGGAGTTCTCCAAGGAACTCACCGATTCCGGGCAGCTGAACCCGAATATGCACACCTCCTTCCGTGACGGCACAAAGGCCTCCATCGAGATGGCCGCCGTAGCCAACGGCGCCGGACTCGTGCCTTCCGACACCGGGCTTACGTTTACGCCGGGGGACGTTGAAGAGATCGCCACAATCTGCCGTCCGGCCGACGCCGGGGGAGTCCTCGCCCACGAAGGAACCGTTGACGTCATGTCCAGCGTCAAGCGTGACGGCACGTGGATCCCGCACAACACCCAGGAGGGCGTGTTCGTCGTGGTCAAGGCCACCAACGCCTACGTTTCCGGCTGCTTCACTGAGTACCCGTGGCACCCGGACCCCACCGGCCAGTACGCCGCGCTCTACCGCCCCTACCACTACGTGGGCCTCGAATTGAATATGTCCATCGCCAACGCAGCTCTCCGCGGGATCTCCACAGGTTCGCCGATCGGGTTCTTCGGCGACGTTGTTGCGACAGCAAAGAAGAACCTCAAAGCCGGCGAATTCCTCGACGGCGAAGGCGGGTACACGGTCTGGGGTCAGCTGGTTTCGGCCAAGCACTCCGTCGCAACCGGCGCCCTCCCGGTTGCGTTGGCCCACCACGTGGAACTGCGGAACGACGTGGCCAAGGGCGGGATCGTGGGCTGGGACGACGTCATCATGGACGACTCCCTGTCCCAGGCCCTGGAGGTTCGCCGGGAAACCGAAGCGCTCGTCGCGGAATTCGCCCTCAACGCCTGA
- a CDS encoding LacI family DNA-binding transcriptional regulator produces MKKAPTIRDVASAAGVSVSVVSRVLNPDSGPVAPAKRETVLRVIDELGYRPRAAARELSVGHTPTIGLVVADLANPFFAQLADRVVWEARSHGVQVMVMTTQEDPHLEADSLDTLLDRSVGGVIATPTGANIEKWARLQSLGVNVVFVDRTIPELEDVDLVSIENVDSARRATEHMLGLGHRRIGLITGPVSTSTGRSRIEGYKAAHNNFSISVDPQLIRDVAFRGDGGGDAVGSLLALPDRPTALIVANTAQVLSSVRRLVQIGVRIPDDLSVIVFDDNPWTELTNPPLSVIRQPIDMLAVHSLELVLGRMQGRLPAAPRTIEVKADFVPRSSCSPLALSPIS; encoded by the coding sequence GTGAAGAAGGCGCCAACAATTCGCGATGTCGCGTCGGCGGCCGGAGTTTCAGTCTCGGTGGTGTCCCGGGTACTGAACCCTGACTCAGGCCCGGTCGCGCCGGCCAAGCGCGAAACGGTGTTGCGGGTCATTGACGAACTCGGGTACCGGCCCCGTGCCGCCGCCCGTGAACTCAGCGTCGGCCATACCCCCACAATTGGCCTGGTGGTGGCAGACCTGGCCAACCCCTTTTTTGCGCAGCTGGCCGACCGCGTCGTCTGGGAGGCCCGCAGCCACGGCGTGCAGGTGATGGTGATGACCACCCAGGAAGACCCCCACCTTGAAGCCGACAGCCTGGACACACTCCTTGACCGCTCAGTCGGAGGAGTCATTGCCACGCCCACCGGAGCAAACATTGAGAAGTGGGCACGCCTCCAGTCCCTGGGTGTGAATGTGGTCTTCGTCGACCGCACCATTCCGGAACTCGAAGACGTGGACCTGGTGAGCATCGAAAACGTAGATTCGGCCCGACGCGCCACCGAACACATGCTCGGCCTCGGACACAGGCGTATTGGCCTCATTACCGGGCCCGTCAGCACCTCGACGGGGCGGTCCAGGATCGAGGGCTACAAAGCCGCGCACAACAACTTTTCGATCAGCGTGGACCCCCAGCTCATCCGGGATGTAGCGTTCCGGGGAGACGGCGGGGGTGACGCCGTCGGGTCTCTTCTGGCCCTGCCGGACCGCCCCACGGCGCTCATTGTGGCCAACACCGCCCAGGTTCTGAGCTCCGTCCGGCGCCTTGTCCAGATCGGCGTGCGGATACCTGACGATCTGTCGGTCATTGTCTTTGACGACAACCCCTGGACAGAACTGACCAACCCGCCGTTGAGCGTGATCCGTCAGCCGATCGACATGCTCGCGGTGCACTCGTTGGAGCTGGTTCTGGGCAGGATGCAGGGACGGCTCCCTGCGGCTCCCCGCACGATTGAAGTTAAGGCCGACTTTGTCCCACGCAGCAGTTGCTCACCTCTCGCCCTCTCCCCTATCAGCTAA
- a CDS encoding putative quinol monooxygenase, giving the protein MTVIVTAEFTPKEGAYDQVVAALSPAIAEVHEEPGCLLYAIHESPTGQIMMIEKWESAELLDAHGAGDAVKRLNASLEGLLEKPVDVTRLVPIPAGTPHQGEL; this is encoded by the coding sequence ATGACTGTCATTGTCACCGCAGAATTCACTCCCAAAGAGGGCGCCTACGACCAGGTGGTCGCCGCGCTCTCCCCCGCCATTGCAGAGGTGCACGAAGAACCCGGCTGCCTGCTGTACGCCATCCATGAATCGCCGACCGGCCAGATCATGATGATTGAAAAGTGGGAAAGCGCCGAGCTGCTCGATGCCCACGGCGCCGGCGATGCCGTCAAACGGCTCAACGCCTCGCTCGAGGGTCTTCTGGAGAAACCGGTGGATGTCACGCGACTGGTGCCGATCCCCGCCGGGACTCCCCACCAGGGCGAACTCTAA
- a CDS encoding aminoglycoside phosphotransferase family protein, producing MPPATVEVSDAVVQGLVRDQRPDLGDRPLERVANGWDNATFRLGDDLAVRLPRRPEAVSLILHELRYLPGIARRSPFAVPVPVHAGRPTLDFPWPWSIVRWVPGDAAADAGLADRGPAAEGLAEFLLALHVAAETGVPVNPFRGVPLTDRNSAVLERLADRGRYPQAAALKEVWAQACAARAWDGPAVMLHGDLHPGNILLAEDGSLAGVIDFGDVGAGDPAVDLAVGWLMFDAGARRRFTDAFGPAVEWDTWMRARGWALILSTAMLSNSDDNPRMFAVGEFGIRQILEG from the coding sequence ATGCCACCAGCCACGGTGGAAGTGAGTGACGCCGTCGTCCAGGGCCTCGTCCGGGACCAGCGGCCCGACCTCGGCGATCGTCCGTTGGAGCGGGTGGCGAATGGCTGGGACAACGCGACTTTCCGGCTCGGCGACGACCTGGCCGTCCGGCTGCCACGCAGGCCGGAGGCGGTTTCCCTGATACTGCATGAGCTGCGTTACCTTCCCGGCATAGCCCGACGCTCCCCGTTTGCGGTTCCTGTCCCCGTCCATGCCGGCCGGCCGACGTTGGACTTTCCTTGGCCGTGGAGCATCGTGCGGTGGGTCCCCGGGGACGCCGCGGCCGACGCCGGCCTTGCAGACCGCGGGCCGGCCGCCGAGGGCCTGGCCGAGTTCCTCCTGGCCCTCCACGTGGCCGCCGAAACCGGCGTCCCGGTGAATCCTTTCCGCGGCGTGCCGCTGACGGACCGTAACTCTGCGGTGCTGGAACGGCTCGCGGACCGCGGACGCTACCCGCAGGCGGCAGCGCTGAAGGAGGTGTGGGCGCAGGCGTGTGCCGCTAGAGCCTGGGACGGCCCGGCGGTGATGCTCCACGGCGACCTTCACCCGGGCAATATCCTGCTGGCGGAGGACGGCTCGCTGGCCGGCGTCATCGATTTCGGTGACGTCGGGGCGGGGGACCCGGCTGTCGACCTCGCGGTGGGGTGGCTGATGTTCGACGCCGGCGCCCGCCGCCGCTTCACGGACGCCTTTGGCCCCGCAGTGGAATGGGACACCTGGATGAGGGCCCGGGGCTGGGCTCTCATCCTTTCCACCGCCATGTTGAGCAACTCCGACGATAATCCGCGGATGTTCGCCGTCGGAGAGTTCGGGATCAGGCAGATTCTGGAAGGCTGA